The following coding sequences are from one Desulfosporosinus orientis DSM 765 window:
- a CDS encoding VWA domain-containing protein, with protein MDGWVFIRLVHALRQVSVAVSSQDIRDAQMCLRRYPNISDKEILKTLFVHRPQDSAIFNTVWEIIVGDSQSPEPEKTHNNISPQELEKHQDRQGAGGQGIGCGSGGVSLTECGDSLDASKLANFIPVKLEELAGSDMDFEETVKRILAELDYYTWINSYDLAYQRGSLSEEAWYAHQSRRSFILEKVRQQVLISQVKADNSWDPLVRQYWLFKPLSHLSEEEKGLVRSSIRKWAKNLALRPGYRWKSYPKGVIDIPDVIRKSVQWDGHLFQLGYRRKVPRAPELVVLCDVSNSMAPFVEFLIYLVTCLRKGFRKIRVFFFIDAVWDVSEYVWDEDLSDVKQEIKSWGHKVSSGFSDYGAVFKELAERHLREVSSRAILMILGDAKNNYRSAQTDYFAQISEGVRRVYWLNPLDLSEWAERDNAMREYQDYCSKVYRCRTAKDLQRIVKDVF; from the coding sequence ATGGATGGATGGGTTTTTATCAGGCTTGTGCATGCTCTTAGGCAAGTATCTGTAGCAGTTTCTTCCCAGGATATTCGAGATGCTCAAATGTGTCTCCGGCGCTATCCTAATATATCCGACAAAGAGATTTTGAAAACCCTATTCGTACATCGTCCCCAAGATAGTGCAATTTTTAATACGGTTTGGGAAATTATTGTTGGTGACAGTCAATCTCCAGAACCGGAAAAGACGCATAACAATATTTCTCCTCAGGAGCTGGAGAAACACCAGGATCGTCAAGGTGCAGGGGGCCAAGGAATAGGCTGTGGTTCCGGAGGAGTCAGCCTGACGGAGTGTGGGGATAGTCTGGATGCATCGAAACTGGCCAATTTTATCCCTGTAAAGCTGGAGGAGTTGGCTGGCAGTGATATGGATTTTGAAGAGACAGTCAAACGTATCTTAGCGGAGCTTGACTATTATACTTGGATAAATTCTTATGACTTGGCTTACCAGCGAGGCAGCCTTTCTGAAGAGGCATGGTATGCTCATCAAAGCCGGCGTTCTTTCATCCTGGAGAAAGTTCGACAGCAGGTATTGATCAGTCAGGTAAAGGCTGATAATAGCTGGGACCCGCTGGTTCGGCAATACTGGCTGTTCAAACCCTTAAGTCATTTATCGGAAGAAGAAAAAGGTCTGGTAAGATCGAGCATTCGCAAATGGGCGAAAAATCTGGCGCTCCGGCCGGGATATCGCTGGAAATCCTATCCCAAAGGAGTCATTGATATTCCGGATGTGATTAGAAAGAGTGTTCAGTGGGACGGGCATTTATTTCAGTTGGGTTATCGCCGCAAAGTTCCCCGTGCCCCAGAGCTGGTGGTGCTTTGTGATGTCTCGAACTCTATGGCTCCCTTTGTCGAATTCTTAATCTACTTGGTAACCTGTCTTAGGAAAGGTTTTCGAAAAATACGGGTTTTCTTTTTTATTGATGCTGTCTGGGATGTCTCTGAATACGTGTGGGATGAAGATCTGAGTGACGTAAAACAGGAGATTAAAAGCTGGGGGCATAAAGTGAGTTCGGGATTTTCGGATTATGGAGCGGTTTTTAAAGAACTGGCTGAAAGACATTTAAGAGAGGTGTCGTCCCGGGCAATTCTTATGATTTTAGGAGATGCCAAAAATAATTATCGTTCTGCTCAAACAGATTATTTTGCTCAAATTTCCGAAGGGGTTCGCAGGGTTTACTGGTTAAATCCTTTAGACCTGTCTGAATGGGCTGAGAGGGATAATGCCATGAGAGAGTATCAGGATTATTGCTCTAAAGTTTATCGTTGCCGTACTGCCAAGGATCTGCAGAGAATTGTCAAAGATGTCTTTTAA
- a CDS encoding desulfoferrodoxin, whose amino-acid sequence MTNLRDLYVCSICGNVVEVVNTGAPALVCCNKPMNKLEAGTQDASLEKHVPVLEEIQGGIKVKVGSVAHPMEEKHSIRFIEVLTKDQVLRAELQPGQAPEASFLVSSEDILEVREYCNIHGLWKTTK is encoded by the coding sequence ATGACAAATTTAAGAGATCTATATGTCTGCAGTATTTGTGGTAATGTTGTAGAGGTGGTTAATACGGGAGCACCGGCTTTGGTATGTTGTAACAAACCTATGAATAAACTTGAAGCCGGTACCCAAGATGCCAGCTTAGAGAAACACGTTCCTGTCCTTGAAGAAATACAGGGAGGCATTAAAGTTAAGGTAGGCAGTGTTGCGCATCCTATGGAGGAAAAGCATTCCATTCGCTTTATTGAAGTACTGACCAAGGATCAGGTGCTTAGAGCAGAGCTTCAGCCTGGTCAAGCTCCGGAGGCAAGTTTCCTGGTTTCCTCAGAGGATATTCTTGAGGTAAGGGAATATTGCAATATTCACGGGCTTTGGAAAACTACCAAATAA
- a CDS encoding M14 family metallopeptidase encodes MTKHIVIEGESLYIIAQKYGISLSSLIAANPDIKNPDLIVPGQVLNVPKKSLETPIVIPRENYGYHEMVNDLEALQEFYPFIQMDSIGSTVMCRSIPVIRIGQGQKEVHYNASFHANEWITTLLLMKFLEVYAKAYVSGNNIGYFNIKTLFESTSLYLVPMVNPDGVQLVHGKIDTESQIYAEAVRINGESQDFSGWKANIRGVDLNDQFPANWETEVSRRGATQPAPRDYPGPAPLSEPETRAMAEFTQAHNFRLVSAFHTQGEEIYWGYQGFEPMESQEIIQRFVEVSGYEEIRYVESDAGYKDWFIQDWKCPGFTVECGQGVNPLPVSQFWEIWGKVIGIFLMGLHV; translated from the coding sequence ATGACCAAGCATATAGTAATTGAAGGAGAATCTTTATATATAATTGCACAGAAGTATGGCATCAGTTTAAGTTCCTTAATTGCTGCCAATCCGGATATTAAAAACCCTGACTTGATTGTGCCGGGTCAAGTACTTAATGTACCCAAGAAATCCCTTGAGACACCGATTGTTATTCCCAGAGAAAACTACGGTTATCATGAGATGGTTAATGACCTGGAAGCTCTTCAAGAGTTTTATCCCTTTATCCAGATGGATTCAATTGGGTCAACGGTGATGTGCCGTTCGATTCCTGTCATAAGGATTGGGCAAGGACAAAAAGAAGTCCACTATAACGCTTCTTTTCACGCTAATGAGTGGATCACAACCTTGCTCTTAATGAAGTTTTTGGAAGTTTATGCAAAAGCTTATGTCTCCGGCAATAATATAGGGTATTTTAATATCAAAACCTTATTTGAGAGTACTTCATTATATTTGGTCCCCATGGTTAATCCTGATGGGGTGCAGCTTGTGCATGGAAAAATCGATACAGAGTCTCAAATCTATGCCGAAGCAGTTCGGATTAATGGGGAATCTCAGGATTTCAGCGGCTGGAAAGCCAACATTCGCGGAGTTGATTTAAACGATCAGTTTCCAGCAAACTGGGAAACCGAGGTATCCAGACGAGGGGCAACCCAGCCGGCTCCCCGGGACTATCCTGGCCCTGCCCCCCTTTCCGAACCGGAGACCAGGGCTATGGCAGAGTTTACCCAAGCTCATAATTTCCGCTTGGTCAGTGCCTTTCATACTCAGGGAGAAGAGATTTACTGGGGCTATCAAGGATTTGAACCCATGGAATCTCAGGAAATCATCCAACGATTTGTAGAAGTAAGCGGCTACGAAGAGATTCGCTACGTAGAAAGTGATGCCGGCTATAAGGACTGGTTTATTCAAGATTGGAAGTGCCCAGGCTTTACGGTGGAATGTGGTCAGGGAGTGAATCCTTTGCCGGTATCTCAATTCTGGGAAATTTGGGGGAAGGTTATCGGCATTTTCCTAATGGGCTTGCATGTTTAG
- a CDS encoding long-chain-fatty-acid--CoA ligase, with translation MIWTQYYDPEVPTRLEYREAKLDELFRQSVKNHSDAVALIFFSRLILYRELGDYVNRLATALQTMGIQQGDRVALLLPNCPQYVISYFAILSIGAVVVPINPLSTEFELLHIFRDAQPVIGISLDLLAGKLESVRETCHKSGEHQILKKTFYTALNEFMPMPIKLLYPLSKKISPQAKERLPHCLRFKSLLKQEPQPLIPNHINLHEDIAVLIYTGGTTGKPKGVMLSHHALAANAAQGASWVQMSKDDRLLAVLPIFHGFGMSVCMNAPLISGSSCVLLPRFTGDELLKGIHRFQPTLFAGVPTMYIGIINHPRLTRYNLSSLRGCFVGAAPLAPEIKRQFEELTASKLMEGYGLTEAVTAVCANPYRGINKTGSIGIPFPDVSMEIRDIDTGENVLTPREIGEIVLKGPDLMLGYYNQPQETASAIRKGWLYTGDMGYMDDDGYFYIVDRKKDMIITGGFNVYPREVEDVLYLHPAVKEACVIGTPDNYKGELVKAFITLKEGASIGEEEIISFCREHLIPYKVPQQVEIRPELPKTAIGKILKRSLRDQTQIYGSKTNML, from the coding sequence ATGATATGGACTCAATACTATGATCCTGAAGTCCCAACAAGATTAGAGTATCGAGAGGCAAAACTCGATGAATTGTTTCGCCAAAGTGTCAAAAATCATTCAGATGCTGTTGCCTTAATCTTTTTCAGTCGCCTAATTCTCTATAGAGAATTAGGCGACTACGTCAATCGGTTAGCCACTGCCCTGCAAACCATGGGAATTCAACAAGGAGACAGGGTAGCGCTTCTGCTGCCCAACTGCCCGCAATATGTAATTAGCTATTTTGCCATTTTAAGCATCGGAGCCGTGGTAGTTCCCATAAATCCTCTCAGCACTGAATTTGAACTTCTTCATATCTTTCGCGATGCTCAGCCGGTAATTGGAATCAGCTTAGATCTTCTCGCCGGTAAATTAGAAAGTGTTCGTGAAACTTGCCACAAATCTGGTGAACATCAGATCTTAAAAAAAACTTTCTACACTGCTCTTAACGAATTCATGCCTATGCCTATTAAACTTCTCTATCCATTATCCAAAAAAATATCACCCCAAGCCAAAGAACGTTTACCCCACTGTTTGCGCTTTAAATCCCTGCTTAAACAAGAACCCCAGCCTCTCATTCCCAATCACATTAATCTTCACGAAGATATTGCCGTACTCATTTATACAGGAGGAACCACAGGCAAACCAAAGGGTGTCATGCTGTCCCATCATGCTTTAGCTGCTAATGCCGCCCAAGGAGCCTCCTGGGTGCAGATGAGTAAAGATGACCGCCTGCTTGCCGTTCTCCCAATCTTTCACGGTTTTGGCATGTCGGTCTGCATGAATGCTCCTTTGATTTCAGGTTCTTCCTGTGTCCTCCTTCCCCGTTTCACAGGAGATGAACTCCTTAAAGGAATCCACCGCTTTCAGCCCACACTTTTCGCCGGTGTACCTACAATGTACATAGGGATTATTAATCATCCCCGTTTAACTCGCTATAACCTGTCTTCATTGCGAGGTTGTTTCGTCGGAGCAGCACCTTTAGCTCCGGAAATCAAACGGCAATTTGAAGAACTTACGGCTAGCAAACTCATGGAAGGCTACGGATTGACTGAGGCAGTAACAGCAGTTTGCGCTAACCCATATCGAGGCATTAACAAAACAGGCAGCATCGGAATCCCCTTTCCCGATGTCAGCATGGAAATCAGGGATATTGATACCGGGGAAAATGTCCTTACCCCTCGTGAAATTGGAGAAATTGTACTCAAGGGTCCTGATCTTATGCTTGGTTACTACAACCAGCCTCAAGAAACGGCTTCAGCAATAAGAAAGGGCTGGCTCTACACAGGGGATATGGGCTATATGGATGATGACGGTTATTTCTATATCGTGGACCGCAAAAAAGACATGATTATTACCGGGGGATTCAATGTCTATCCCCGGGAAGTTGAAGATGTCCTCTATTTACATCCTGCTGTAAAAGAGGCATGTGTCATAGGCACCCCTGATAATTATAAAGGAGAGCTGGTCAAGGCCTTCATTACCCTAAAGGAAGGAGCCTCCATTGGCGAAGAGGAGATCATCTCATTTTGCCGCGAGCACCTAATACCCTATAAAGTTCCCCAGCAGGTTGAGATCCGACCCGAGCTTCCTAAGACAGCCATCGGCAAAATACTAAAGCGTTCTCTTAGAGACCAGACCCAAATTTATGGCAGCAAGACCAATATGCTTTAA
- a CDS encoding 2-hydroxyacyl-CoA dehydratase subunit D, translated as MKQPSGNNSKAKSSNYRPLKSGKDLKKTMGRYYTLTNYHRYWGKFLHKPLAWVTSGAPVELLRAFNIHSAYPEQYAAIYSARKATVQLCEVAEAAGFSQDLCSYARSNIGGVLRPDLAPLGGMPKPDLLVACNNICGTVLKWYEVLARHFNVPLFVLDTPFLTDELTPQAKDYVLEQLLELVKELEKFTGRPFREENLAAEMNRSREITALWKETRSYCQAAPSPLNAPDLFINMAPIVVLRGSQEGIEFYRKLKSEVKERVNLAQGAIGQERIRLVWDNIAIWPQLFKFYKMFAEKGACFVTDTYSGGWAVDHAPGTPLESIASTYTEIFLNRSPQYRAKQLINLIKDYNTQGFVMHSNRSCKPYSLVQEVIRKEVMRATGVPGLVIEADMADPRAYAEEPVRNRVQAFLETFDEL; from the coding sequence ATGAAACAACCATCCGGCAATAATAGCAAAGCCAAGTCATCCAACTATCGTCCTCTTAAAAGCGGTAAAGACCTCAAGAAAACCATGGGCCGCTATTACACACTGACAAATTATCACCGCTATTGGGGTAAATTTTTGCACAAGCCCCTGGCTTGGGTCACCAGCGGCGCCCCGGTGGAACTCTTGCGCGCCTTTAACATTCACTCCGCTTATCCCGAACAATACGCGGCAATTTACAGTGCCCGCAAGGCCACGGTGCAGCTTTGCGAAGTTGCGGAAGCTGCAGGATTTTCTCAGGATCTTTGCTCGTATGCTCGTTCAAATATCGGCGGAGTCCTCAGACCCGACCTGGCTCCTTTGGGAGGAATGCCTAAACCGGATCTCTTAGTGGCCTGCAACAATATTTGCGGAACGGTCTTAAAATGGTATGAAGTTTTGGCTCGTCATTTCAATGTACCCCTCTTCGTTCTCGATACCCCCTTTCTAACTGATGAATTAACCCCTCAAGCCAAAGACTACGTCTTAGAGCAATTATTGGAACTGGTTAAGGAATTAGAAAAATTCACAGGGCGGCCTTTCCGTGAAGAGAACCTGGCAGCGGAAATGAACCGGAGCCGGGAAATTACCGCACTCTGGAAAGAAACCCGCAGCTATTGTCAGGCTGCCCCCTCTCCTCTCAATGCCCCGGACCTGTTCATTAATATGGCTCCCATTGTCGTGCTGAGAGGATCCCAGGAGGGGATTGAATTTTACCGTAAGCTTAAATCAGAAGTCAAAGAACGGGTTAATCTCGCCCAAGGGGCTATCGGCCAGGAGCGAATTCGTTTAGTGTGGGATAACATAGCCATTTGGCCGCAATTATTTAAGTTCTACAAAATGTTTGCTGAAAAAGGAGCCTGCTTTGTCACCGACACCTATAGCGGGGGCTGGGCTGTGGATCATGCCCCTGGAACTCCCTTGGAAAGCATAGCCTCCACTTATACTGAGATATTTCTCAACCGTTCCCCTCAATATCGTGCCAAACAGTTAATTAATCTGATTAAAGACTACAATACTCAAGGTTTTGTTATGCATTCCAATCGTTCCTGCAAGCCTTATTCTTTGGTACAGGAAGTGATTCGCAAAGAAGTGATGCGTGCCACCGGGGTTCCCGGATTAGTCATCGAAGCAGATATGGCTGACCCCAGGGCCTATGCCGAAGAGCCGGTCCGCAATCGAGTCCAGGCTTTTCTGGAAACATTTGACGAATTATAA
- a CDS encoding 2-hydroxyacyl-CoA dehydratase family protein, with amino-acid sequence MSYNSAFNNSEEALEYLLEEAALNGADRQSRYPDHKFLGFFCSYFPEELIIAAGLNPLRLFPDSENANPVELPPYCCSLARGTLEMEIQQKWGDLAGIGFAHTCDAMQCLSGIWASCSQNKTFDIVPPVMLKAPGAASYFYAELNNLLSMLSALIQQPITKDDLHAAIELCGLIRKLVFELDELRPNLPSPLVSAILRAGQVMPRELYAQALEKSLPAIRERVSDSGKRVRVLITGAVLEKDSLFEMIEELGGRVAADDTCTGYRHFSGTTTHESEDPLIDIIKRYTEMPPCPCKNIRLNERPANLTTLAKQRQADAALIVIRKYCEPHAWDAVALRDEFQKTGIRTQILELEGAAASGQERTRLQAFLENLLEGTKI; translated from the coding sequence ATGTCCTATAACAGTGCATTTAATAATTCTGAGGAAGCCCTTGAATACCTCTTGGAAGAGGCTGCTCTAAATGGAGCAGATCGACAATCCCGCTACCCTGACCACAAGTTTTTGGGCTTCTTTTGTTCCTATTTTCCTGAGGAGCTGATTATTGCCGCAGGATTAAATCCGCTGCGGCTTTTTCCCGATTCGGAGAACGCTAATCCTGTTGAATTACCCCCTTATTGCTGCTCTTTAGCCCGGGGTACCCTGGAAATGGAGATACAGCAAAAGTGGGGGGATCTTGCCGGCATTGGCTTTGCTCACACTTGCGACGCCATGCAGTGTTTAAGCGGAATCTGGGCTAGCTGCAGTCAAAATAAGACCTTCGATATTGTTCCTCCTGTCATGTTGAAAGCCCCGGGAGCTGCCTCCTACTTTTACGCTGAACTTAATAATCTTTTATCAATGTTATCCGCCTTAATCCAGCAACCTATTACCAAAGATGATTTACATGCTGCTATTGAATTATGTGGTCTTATCCGTAAATTAGTCTTTGAATTAGATGAGCTCCGTCCCAATCTCCCTTCCCCTTTAGTATCCGCCATCCTGCGGGCCGGTCAGGTAATGCCCCGGGAACTTTATGCCCAGGCACTGGAAAAAAGTCTTCCCGCAATCCGAGAAAGGGTCTCCGACTCCGGCAAGAGAGTCAGGGTACTGATAACCGGCGCTGTCTTAGAGAAGGACAGCCTCTTTGAGATGATTGAAGAATTAGGGGGGCGAGTGGCTGCTGATGATACCTGCACAGGTTACCGGCATTTTTCCGGTACAACCACCCATGAATCTGAAGATCCCCTCATAGATATTATTAAGCGGTATACAGAAATGCCTCCCTGCCCCTGTAAAAACATCCGGCTTAATGAAAGACCTGCCAACTTAACCACCCTTGCTAAACAGCGCCAGGCGGATGCCGCCTTAATTGTCATCCGCAAATACTGTGAACCTCATGCCTGGGACGCCGTTGCCCTGAGGGATGAGTTCCAAAAAACCGGTATTCGAACTCAAATACTGGAACTTGAAGGAGCAGCCGCGAGCGGACAAGAACGAACCAGACTCCAAGCCTTCTTAGAAAATTTACTGGAAGGTACTAAAATCTAA
- a CDS encoding acyl-CoA dehydratase activase, with translation MKKYYLGVDIGSLTVKVVLINEDLEIIGYKKTKGGYSSRAIALSLQDQLLSESGLNPEDVRTVATGYGRVTFPADREVSEITCQAKGISHLFPAVRTVIDIGGQDSKVIKLFVNGKVADFTMNDKCAAGTGRFLEVMASALEVEWQEIGGLVSLSQSPTKISSFCTVFAESEIISQVSAGESKPNILAGVCDSVASRVASMTRRTGLEPDIAFTGGVAHNAGVIEALSKQLGFPLFIPQEPVITAALGAALLAKELKA, from the coding sequence ATGAAAAAGTATTATCTGGGTGTGGACATTGGGTCCTTGACAGTTAAAGTAGTCCTTATTAATGAAGATCTGGAGATTATAGGCTATAAAAAAACCAAAGGAGGCTATAGCAGCCGAGCTATAGCCCTGAGTTTACAAGATCAGCTATTGAGTGAATCCGGTTTGAACCCGGAAGATGTCCGAACTGTGGCCACGGGTTACGGCAGGGTCACCTTCCCGGCAGACCGGGAAGTATCGGAAATTACCTGTCAGGCCAAAGGGATCAGCCACCTTTTTCCTGCCGTCCGCACCGTCATCGACATCGGCGGGCAGGACAGCAAAGTGATTAAACTCTTTGTCAACGGTAAGGTTGCCGATTTCACCATGAATGATAAATGCGCCGCCGGCACAGGCAGGTTCCTGGAAGTGATGGCCTCAGCCTTAGAAGTGGAATGGCAGGAAATTGGTGGGTTAGTGTCTCTTTCCCAAAGCCCAACCAAGATCTCATCCTTTTGCACAGTATTTGCGGAATCAGAAATTATATCTCAAGTCTCGGCAGGAGAATCCAAGCCGAATATCTTAGCTGGAGTTTGTGATTCCGTAGCCAGCAGGGTTGCCTCTATGACCCGCCGGACCGGCTTGGAGCCGGACATCGCCTTCACAGGCGGAGTTGCCCATAATGCCGGAGTTATCGAGGCTCTGTCCAAACAACTGGGCTTTCCTTTATTTATTCCTCAAGAACCGGTCATTACTGCTGCCTTAGGGGCTGCCTTACTTGCCAAAGAGCTTAAAGCCTGA